The genomic segment ATACTGGGATCCTGGGGACGACGCGGTGGATTTTTCTATCCGGCAAAAGTGCCCCTGAAATCCTTTCCGCACCCGGCCTTCCCGAAACCGGCTCGCTCCTGGAAAGATGCCTTTCCCGGTAAATATAAACTGGCTGGACTAGCCCTGGCTTCAGGCATTTGCGATGCCACCGTACCAACAACTGAAAGGGATTGCTCATTCAAAGCCTGGATCATTAACGGAACCAATTTGATCCACACCCTCCCTGATCAGGCAAATACTTTGAAAGCCATTGATGCCCTGGATCTGATGGTTGTGGTGGATACCATGCCCATGGAGATCACCGGTTATGCTGATGTGATCCTGCCGGAATGCACCTATCTGGAACGCTATGATAATATCCGGGTAGGTCCTCACCGGGAACCGACTATTGCCTTAAGGATGCCAGCAGCTGATCCGAAATATAATACCAAACCAGCCTGGTGGATGGCTAAGGGTATCGCCGATAAAATGGGACTGGGTCACTACTTCCCCTGGAAAGACATCGAAGAGAAACTGGATTGGGAATTAAAACAGGTCGGCACTTCTTTGACCGAAATGAAGCGGCTGGGTGTTAAGAAATACCAGCGTGAAACGGATGATTACCTCTATCCCATGGAAAATCTGGATGATTTTGAGTTTTACACAAATACTGGGAAAATCGAACTCTTTTCCACGGCTATGGAAGATGAAGGCTATGACCCGCTTCCCAAATACACAGCCCATGAAGAACCACCCTACGGCTACTATCGTCTGATCTATGGACGGGCACCCATGCACACATTCAGCCGGACTGCCAACAACCCTCTGTTGACGGATCTCATGGATGAGAATAGTGTCTGGGTTAACCCGAAAATTGCCAAGGAATGGGATCTGAAAAACGATCAATATGTCTGGCTGGAAAACCAGGATGGTATCGTTAGCAAAACCCCGATCAAAGTACGGATTACCGAGCGTATCCGCTTTGATAGTGTTTACATGGTTCATGGTTTTGGCCATACCAGTAACAAGTTGACCCGTGCCCATGGTCGTGGAGCCAGTGATGCTGATCTGATCACCCGGGTTCATATTGATCCAGTGATGGGTGGAACCGGTATGCGGGGCAATTTTATCACCTTCCGCTTTGAAGCAGGCAAGGAGGTAGCCTCATGAGATATGCCATGGCTGTAGACACCAAAAAATGTGTGGGCTGTAATGATTGTGTGGTGGCCTGTCAAACTGAAAATGATGTTCCCATTGGACACTGTCGCGATTGGATCGTGGAAGTGACCACCGGAACCTATCCGGATCTACAATTGGAGATTCGTTCTGAACGCTGTAACCATTGCGCCAATGCCCCCTGTGTGAGAACCTGTCCCACAGAAGCCAGCCATTATGCAGCCGGAGGTATTGTACTGGTGGAAGAGAGTGAATGCATCGGCTGTAAAGCCTGTATCACGTCCTGTCCCTATGATGCCCGCTTTGTTCACCCCGAGGGGTATATTGATAAGTGCACTTTCTGTGCTCATCGTGTTGAAAAAGGTCAGAACCCAGCCTGTGTTTCGGTTTGTCCCACCCACGCCATGATCTTTGGCGATCTGGATGACCCCAACAGTGACATCTCCAAAGCCATGGCAACCAGGAAGTGGAAATCACTGATCCCTGAAGCCGGTACTGATCCTAAAGTTTTCTACTTGTTAT from the Candidatus Neomarinimicrobiota bacterium genome contains:
- a CDS encoding molybdopterin-dependent oxidoreductase produces the protein MKPIMNRREFIKIASVGAGSLAFATPLFDFSKGEILAPDVHPGMYSKRTPTYCEICFWKCAGWVHTNDKGKIWKITGNDDDPHSNGRLCPRGTGGVGMYSDEDRLKTPLIRTGERGKQVFREASWDEAFTLIADGLKKIAEEHGPECVALFTHGSGGKYFGDLLKAYGSKNIAAPSYAQCRGPREVGFIATFGEGVQSPERVDIRDTRCLVLIGSHFGENMHNGPVQEIAQATEKGASIITVDPRFSTVASKSKFWLPIKPATDMALLLAWMHVIINEDLYDKKYVEKYTYGFEDLKAHVAQMTPEWAYGFTTIKPEVIRETAREMANASPRVIIHPGRHVTWYGDDSQRLRAVAMLNAILGSWGRRGGFFYPAKVPLKSFPHPAFPKPARSWKDAFPGKYKLAGLALASGICDATVPTTERDCSFKAWIINGTNLIHTLPDQANTLKAIDALDLMVVVDTMPMEITGYADVILPECTYLERYDNIRVGPHREPTIALRMPAADPKYNTKPAWWMAKGIADKMGLGHYFPWKDIEEKLDWELKQVGTSLTEMKRLGVKKYQRETDDYLYPMENLDDFEFYTNTGKIELFSTAMEDEGYDPLPKYTAHEEPPYGYYRLIYGRAPMHTFSRTANNPLLTDLMDENSVWVNPKIAKEWDLKNDQYVWLENQDGIVSKTPIKVRITERIRFDSVYMVHGFGHTSNKLTRAHGRGASDADLITRVHIDPVMGGTGMRGNFITFRFEAGKEVAS
- a CDS encoding 4Fe-4S dicluster domain-containing protein, which translates into the protein MRYAMAVDTKKCVGCNDCVVACQTENDVPIGHCRDWIVEVTTGTYPDLQLEIRSERCNHCANAPCVRTCPTEASHYAAGGIVLVEESECIGCKACITSCPYDARFVHPEGYIDKCTFCAHRVEKGQNPACVSVCPTHAMIFGDLDDPNSDISKAMATRKWKSLIPEAGTDPKVFYLL